ACAATAGGGCACCCCATTTCAAAAGATTAAGAGTATGAACAATTTCATTCAATTAACCTTTGTTCAATAACCTAAACAATGCCACCAGTTTTAATGACAGTGTTCCCAGAGAAGAAAGGGCCTAGTATCTAGATCCCAGGAAGATACACAAACAGCACACCCTCTTCCCCTGTTAAATAATGCTTGATAAAGAGATGACAGTGACTATTGTGATAGTCATACACTCATTTAAAGTTATCCTTTGAGAAACGGGCCTCAAAATGATCTTTGTTTCTTCCCTTCCTCAGGCAACTCAATTGGCATAATTCACAACTTAGATATTCAGACACTGCAATACTCAGAAATCTGAATCCCAGTGTGCATGTAACATGTTAATGTACTAGTAAGGTTTGCCATACCTTACTCATGCCCTCAACCTCCTCGGCCCTCTGCTTGATGCGGATTGCCATGGCATTGACTCTGTCCTTTTCCAATTGCAGTTCATGGCGTTCTTGGTTTAGAATCTCTCGCTCCTGAGCTAACTGTTCCCCTTTTGATTTCAGTTCAGCAGCTTTTACCTTCAGCTCGGCTTGTTCCTATGGGGCAAGAACAGGTTCAGTCCACAGAACAGTTTCTGTATTTTcctacatattttaaaaatgttcagaaGTACTTAAACTTAAAACTACTATCTAAAATACACGACTGGCAAAATTCAAAGATTTCTGTATTTTATGTTAAGTGATTTTGGACAGATAGTGAAAACACCAGTTAAAATTAATTCACTCTGTTTGTTCCCTTTAGTCCAATGTCAGTTTTGATCAAAATACAGAACTGGTCGAATGCATCAGCTAACATGGATGGGATTTCTTGGCTTATGTCAATGTCTTTGTTAGGTTTGTAGTTGGAACAGTGTAATTGAAATGTGCAGATTTACAGGCTGCAGTGGATGAGGGATAATGTTCCCTCTAATTTGACCAAGCTGAAAATTTCTGTGTGGGTGCAAAAATATTTCAAGGGCCTGCACACTTAATAATCCATGccgtaaaaagaaaaaaatgatgcCTACATGGATGTCAAGACATAAGAAAAACCActcaaaggaaaataaatagaaattgaCATTTTCCTTACATTAACTTATATCTGTCAAATTCTCAGTTATTTTGTGTATTCAGTTGTGCAACTGAAAGGTCTAGTGCTATGCCACAAATCCCAGACCACTATGCTCACTATTAGTTATCTTAGAAAATCttaattaaatggagaaataTATTATTGTGTAACTTGAacattatgaagaaaaacacagaGACGATGATTTTTGCATACACAAGAGGTGGGTGATTTCCAAGGTCAGTAGGTTAGAAAATCCGTCTCCATTCACTGGGaaatcagcccagttctgcaaatGGGTATTAGAAACGCCAGCCCTCAGCATATATGTCCTATCTATTTCCCAATAACTTCCGGTATTCCCTGTAATTCACATGTGGCACTAACTCCATAGAAATAGTGGAATGGACATGGCCCTAACAATCTACACATTGGGAATGGGGATGAGAATCCTGGAATTAGGTCCTCCCTACTATTTTTAAATCCCCGGCTTCCATTTGGACATGGATGGAGGAAAACAATTATGACTCTCAATATGAATGGTCAATAAGCTCTTCAAATGCTTATCCCTTTAATAACACATAGATAATGTAATTCATTTCATTCCCTCTAAAATACACATATATAGGTGTAGGAACTTCTAGTCCCTGTGATAATACACATACAGGGCTAAGGAAGTGCAATCCAGAGGCCCAAAGAAAACTAATTTCTGAAATAATGCCCTCACAGAGACCAAAAGCTGTCCATAATGTGTAAGTAATTACTTTTGCCAGAGTGAAGACTGTTCCTTCCTGTTGTGCATTGAGCTGGAGAGTACGATTGGCACCTTGCTCTATACGTTCACTGTTCAGTTTCTGCTGTGTATGAAGCTCCGCCCACTCGCCTGCCAGTCTTCGACGTTCCTCTGCACAGCGCTGCATCACTGACTGTTGCTCTTCCAGCAACGCACTCTGAGGGAATGTAACATGGGAAGGAGCTGTAAGTCCCAAGCAATTACTGCAATATCTGGAAAGCTTTTCATATTCACTCAACACCACACCATTTCCCCATCCTCTGCCTCACATTCACAGGAGCAAACTCTATCAGATATAACCAGAAATATCTGGTTGGTTGCACTTTATGGAGTAAAGGATTTTCAATAGGTTGTCACCATGCTCCCGCCATGGAAAAGAATTATAGTAAAGAGAAGTTAAGGCCTAACTTGGCAGACACCCACTTCACAGACCGACTTCACACCAGCTTCTTATTCAGAACTGGgtcagaaacattaattctgttttctctgcagaggtgctgacagacctgccgagtttttccagcaatttctgtttctgattttcaggatctgcagttctttggatttttttttatactGATGAGGAGAGGGAATCCTGCCCAATTTATTCCTCCCATATGTGCATTTTAATGCCCCAAAGGCTGCTCTGGCAGAGACTAACTTGTTCAGTGAAGGCAAGGGGACAATTCTGGGGATGTCTTCTTTAAATTGTGCACAGTTCAGCTGTTAACTGAGGATATTTGACATGTGGGGAGGTGGTCTAGTGGTAAGGGTCAATGGTCTCATAATGCAGACTAACAATCTGGGGACacagcttcaaatcccaccatgacagaaatggtgaaatttggattcaataaaaatctggaataaaagctaGTCTAACAATGATATGTAACACTATCAGTTGTTGTTAAacctcacctggttcactaaagcCGTTTAGGGATAGACATCTGACATTCTTAacggtctggccaacatgtgactccagactgacagcaatgtggttaactcttaactgccctctggatcaattaaggatgggcaaaatTTTTTTtgtcagcgacacccacatcccatgaatgaataaaaataaaagcctttAGCGGATGTGAGACATTTTCATGTGAGGGAAGTTGGCTGCTCTCAGCCTTACCTTTGCCCTCTCCAGCTCCTCCCTCTCTATGGTGAAGTGCTGATTCATGATTCTGCGTTCCTCCTCAAGGGATCTCTGCACCGACTCCACTTTGGTTTGTTCGGCTGTTGCCCGCCATCGCTCCTACACAGAATTACACAGCACACAAACCATTACAGCCCGTGCAGCCACCCATGTCCTGATCAGGGAAGTGACATTTTCATAATGAACAATACCAGATGTACATCTTGAGCACTGTGCTACTTATTAATGCAGTTAGATGAAGACAAGCAACGAAACCAGTGGCCTCCCTCTTGGATCCAATGTTACAAAGACAGGCGAATCAATGACAGTGAAGATGTACAAAAATATGTTTCAAAatgtataaatacattaagagagTTAGGTTCAAGAGAGTAGACACAGGAGTGGATAATTTTGACAATGATGTGCATGTAAAGATGGTAATCGAAATGGCCACCTGCACAAACGGCTCAGGTGATGCCAATTACTGGCAAATATGTCCCCAGTCCAAAAGAATCTGCACTTACACAGGTCACGTCACTATGTTCCATATATAACGTCACAGTGGTTGTGGACGGACAGATGGCTTGACTGAGGCTGAAGTTCCTCaaaggccaggactgattagggatagtcaacatggctttgtatatgAGAAATCATATCTCGCTAACTTAATtgagattttttgaagaagtaacgaagaggattgatgagggcagagcggtggacatgatccatacggacttcagtcaggcattcgacaaggttccttgtggtagactggttagcatggttagatcacatggaatacagggagaatgagtcatttggatacagaattggttgaaAAGTAGGGGACagaggatggaggtggagggttgcttttcagactggaagtcagtatgccacaaggatcggcgctgggtcaccattttttcgtcatttatagaaatgatttggatgtgaacatagaaggtgtggttagtaagtttgcagatgagaccaaacttggacgtttagattagattacttacagtgtggaaacaggccctcagcccaacaagtccacactgaccctctgaagagcaacccacccagacccattcccctacatttaccccttcacctaacactacgggcaatttagcatggccaattcacctaacctgcacatttttggactgtgggaggaaaccggaacacccggaggaaacccacgcagacacggggagagtatgcaaactccacacagacagttgcctgaggtgtagtggataacaaaaaaggttacctcaaagtacaacaggattttaatcagatgggccaatgagccaaagaatggcagatagagtttaatttagataaatgcgaggtgctgcgttttgaaaagacaaatcagggccaggacttgtacacttaatggtaaggtcctgggcagtgttgctggataaagagaccttggagtgcagtttcacagttccttggaagtggagtcatagatatataggatagtgaaggcaacatttgggtatgcttgcctttatggtCATAGCATTGAgtgtcagagttgggaggtcatgttgtggctgtacaggacattggttaggccactgttggaatattgtgtgcaattctggtctcctttctatcggaaagatgttgtgaaacttgaaagggttcagaaaagatttacaaggatgttgccagggttggaggatttgagcgatagggagaggctgaataggctggggctgttttccctggagcatcggaggcggagggctgacttcatagaggtttataaaatcatgaggggcatggataggataaatagacaaggtcttttccccggggtgggggagtccaaaactagaaggcatagtttaaagtgagaggggaaagatttaaaaagggacccaagggcaatgttttcacatggagggtgatccatgtatggaatgagctgctagaagtagtgaatgaggggtataaatacaacatttaaaaggcatctggatgggtttagagggatatgggccaagtgctggcaaatgggactagattaggttagggtatctgatcggcatggaccaaaggggccgtttccttgctgtacagctctgtgactatCTCTGGGGGAGCAAGGGATTTAAAATCTGAGAGCAGGAGCACAGACCAATATAGTACCCCAGTGTATTCAACAGTGCAGCTGAACAGTCCTTCATGgcaggtgagggagagagtgagacttTAGGCTGAAActggaacaaagaagaacaaagaaaactttcaGCCCAggtacatgcccttcggccctccaacccTGAATTAATCTAAATCTAccatctaaacctatcgcccaattcctaagcatctgtatccctctgctccccagctgctactcatgcatctgtccagacacatcatAAACAAAtgtaccgtgcctgcctctaccatctctgctggcaacgcgttccaggcaactaccaccctctgtgtaaagtttttgccgcgtgtatcccccttaaactttccacctctcaccatgaaagcgtgacctcttgttacgGAATCTttcacccttggaaaaagcttatctctatctaccctgtctatacccttcatgattttgtagacctcaatcaggtccccccctcaatctcctcttttctaatgaaaacaagaaaaaaggagattgggggacTTGGGGGAGCACTGCCAGCACCAAGGACATTCCCCCCTCTTCACTGAATGCTACATGGATGGCTCAATAGACTATCCCTCTGGTTGGAAGGCAGCTGTACCTGTCACCTGGCAATGATGCAGCACTGCTGGGTAGAATGTCCACATCTTTCACCACTTAGATTAATGTTTGCACATCACAGCCCAGTGTAAAATGGGTGATTTTGACCCAAGAATCTGTGAAATACCTCACCAAAACTACTATATCATTCTCACATTTCCCACTGATGCAGCATTTTGTAGTGGAGTATAACGCAAAAGATCAATTGTTGAGAAAAGAAGGGGTATAAGTACAGTGAGATTGCCTTCGGACAGAAATAAATTAGAATTGTTAATCATGAGTCCAGTAGTTTAGCTCTAGAGTAGGAGGCTAGAATTTGTATCCAGTATTATAACCTGTTCCAAATTGTCAGCTGGCAAACTGTTGTGTTCATCCCCAATATACAAACGTATGGATGTTCCTAAGATTTTGCTTTTTACACCAAGATTACACCTGACTTGCGTTTACTTTGTAGTAATGTAAATTAAGCTGAAAGACTTGATATGTTCACAAACTTTAAAGCACAAGACTTagttgaaacattttttaaaaatctaccgtGCTGCCAAGGAAGTATTCTgtaaactgcctttctgcagttTTAAACAGGAAAACCTTTTGGTTCCCACCCTTTTGGTCATGGAGTCTTCACAATGGATCCACTCTAGTCATTCTTATACAGTGTCAATCTTAACAGAAACAGATCAGGAGAAAGGAAATagcatgcctgacctgctgcgcttttccagcaacacattttcagctctgatctccagcatctgcagtcctcactttctccttatatatGTTTATATGTTTGTACATGAGGGTGGATTAGGGATTTTTTATTTAGGTTGCttcttttgtactgttttgaagtgtattgttttgtacttgatgtaatatttaaaaatctatttttttcaataaaaatatatttttaaaaaacagcctgaatggatgtggcCTGCTCTCTCAGAGTCCAGGTTTCTGGGTTTTGttttttcagtaacatcagaagctcTTGGGCTCTCACAGTGAATGTTTCCTGGCTGCTACAATCTCTGAACTTTCTCTTGATGCTTCtacctcctggattggagaattgcatgtgagaatctgtctgAGTTTGCTTTTTTGCCggggctggggggtgggggtgtttatgggatgtcactATATTGGGAGTTAACtagtaatagttactgcatctgttattctgttaagctttccaatagTCAAATTATTATAAACTCCTCTTTCGTTTGTTTATATTTtctagtgtttaaataaattctgttttgcttaatgtcaagtagcTTGACCAGTCGCATCGCATCTGGAACACGGCACTTCACATCTACCATTAAAATAAAGTTAGGATTtagactaccttcttaaaatattttgagggggtctgatctggtccataacactcttATTTCATGCCTATAAACTAACTGGAATGGCTGTAGCTAGTAGATTTGTTTGGAGAATCTCTGGttgcaaagaaaagaaaatctaaccTTTTTCCCAATCCAAGTATGGAAACACCTGCCAATAGATTTGAGAACAGTTTGTtcccccgctgttatcagactcatGAACGATCCTCTCATGTATTagagttgatctctctctgcaccatctctgtaggtataacactatattctgcattctgttctgttactctgatgtatttatgtaaggtatgatttctctggatagcacacaaaacaaaacttttcactgtatcccagtacatgtgacaataataaatcaaatcaatcaatctttTGGACAGTTATAACAATAGGCTTTGATCATGATTTTGAGAGTTTGGTGACAGCTCTccagagcactttgggtccacaGATGGGGTTTGGGGGCACAGCTGATTTCAGTAGTCTAATCACCAACTTACTCGTGATTAGCTGAAAAAATAGTTTTGTAAAAAACCTTGATCCTTGATCAATCTTTACCTCCATTGGCAGACCATAACAAGTGCACAACTGTCTTAGTTTTCCCATTATCACCCTAGCTCCGATTGTCCTTAAGGATATATTAATTGCTGGCTTTCATTTTAGGTAATGGTTCTCACAATCCACTAGTTCACAACTGACAGGTTCCTCAAAACTTGTGAAAGGAATCAGGGCTGCTGGTTTAATTACAAGCTGAGGTTTATCTCAAACTTGGCAAGTATGGCATTCTTTACAAAATTACATAACATCTTCATAAAATACTATTTATGGACACCTGAGCTTTTCAGAACCTGGCATGTACTGCCATGGGAATTTCACGTGCTACTCTACACACAAATGTGGCaaatgtttggaactcttttccaaaAAATAACAGTGGATACTGGATTTTAAATTGGAGAtcgatacatttttgttaagcagaggtaggtatatggagttaagccacagatcagccataatctcagtgaatggtggaacaggcacgaagggctaaatggcctgctcctgctcctatgttcccaCTGACAACATCTGCCTATGATAGCTGGCTGGTACCACTATTTAATGCGCAACTGTCCAATCATCATCTGCAGGGCTGAGAGGAGGTCTTCACTTCCTCATCAGCActtgttaacatagaacatagaacatagaagaatacagcgcagtacaggcccttgggccctcgatgttgcgccgatccaagcccacctaaactacactaacccactatcctccatatacctatccaatgcccgcttaaatgcccataaagagggagagtccaccactgttactggcagggcattccatgaactaacgactcgctgagtgaagaacctacccctaacatcagtcctatatctacccccccttaatttaaagctatgcccccttgtaatacccgactccatacgcgggaaaaggttcatactgtctaccctatctaaccccctaatcatcttgttaAGATGATGACACTCATGAACTCCACCAGATTCTTCCCCAGTATGAACTGACCGCTCATTCATGTAACTTAGGATCTGCTTTTTGAGCTTCCATTAGGGATGTCATACCAAACACCCCATTTAGATTATCTTGACCCTTCAGGAAAGTTTCAGCTACTGATGATTCGGACCTTCTGAACAGGAAGCTGGTAGGTGAGAATCTACAGTCAAGTAAAATTCACTCACATCATAGGAAAGCAGTGTAATGACTGGCTGCTAAGGAAACTACATCTATGAACTCACCCGAAATAGCAGTTATTTCAAAAGCGAAATACTATTTAGGAATAAAGTGAGCTAGTAAGATTATGGATTGAACAACATGGCAGGTGAGGGCAGCTGAGTAGCCTGTCACATATGGGGAATCATGGACACTACCAGCATCCAGAACGACCTCAAGTGCAGAAAGtgctgaacccaaaatgttagctctgttttttcttcacagatgctgtctgacctgctgagcttttccagcaatttctgtttttgttatgcaAGATCTCTGTCTTACTGAGGCAAAGTCTCCCTCATATTGACTACGTTCCCTTGCTATAATACCACTTGTCACAGATTGTTTCTTTTGTAGCCTGCAATGAGTTCATAATCTTGAGAAGacaatcaaggattatggggataaggcagaaaagtgaggttgaagattatcagatcagccatgatctcattgaatgatagagcctatataatgggctgaatggcctacttctgcccttATGTATTTTATGATCTTTTCATTTTTACCCAGTGATTCTAAGTCCTGCTTTCACCCCAAATTCCTTTTACCCTGGCTTTTGTTTGCATCCTACATTCTTACTTTTATAAATCCTGGTGACCAGCACAACCATTGGGGGCTTCATCTGCTTGTCTTGCTCTCTCCCTTTTTTTGTTTAAActgaaattattattttattctcCCCATTGTTGTTTCTTCCCCTGGGTCAACTCTTCAGCTGCTTCCATCCTACGGTGAAGTCTTGCGGTCCATCTAACGGCCGAAGTTAGATGTTGCAGGTAG
Above is a window of Chiloscyllium plagiosum isolate BGI_BamShark_2017 chromosome 24, ASM401019v2, whole genome shotgun sequence DNA encoding:
- the LOC122561987 gene encoding fas-binding factor 1 homolog produces the protein MNQHFTIEREELERAKSALLEEQQSVMQRCAEERRRLAGEWAELHTQQKLNSERIEQGANRTLQLNAQQEGTVFTLAKEQAELKVKAAELKSKGEQLAQEREILNQERHELQLEKDRVNAMAIRIKQRAEEVEGMSKLASQKYEEGEQRLLEAKRVESEHQARLHAIQKKMERLQQQEQQLYQLSGIDWSRRCSLKYSARRCPVSPM